From a single Penaeus vannamei isolate JL-2024 chromosome 25, ASM4276789v1, whole genome shotgun sequence genomic region:
- the LOC113830338 gene encoding protein rhomboid (The sequence of the model RefSeq protein was modified relative to this genomic sequence to represent the inferred CDS: added 24 bases not found in genome assembly), which translates to MPLASLTEAAVFIYYAVDMGVTIGPNGPCPTYSPLVYHPQRRYEAWRYVSYALIHSGWVHLVNNLAVQVFFGILLEMVHRWWRVMVVYMSGVAAGALAHSIFTPTAFLAGASGGVYAVEYAHLGNLLMNWPEMEMPWLQLFVLLLLIGLDFGYAIWDTYFALEPSNTGHMAHFGGAVAGVLVGVVVLRNLQKETWERYCWWFSLVLFLLVISAGVMLNVFLPVPGFFPEDVH; encoded by the exons GCTGCCGTGTTCATCTACTACGCCGTGGACATGGGCGTGACAATAGGACCCAACGGCCCGTGTCCCACCTACTCCCCTCTCGTGTACCATCCTCAGAGGCGATACGAGGCTTGGCGTTATGTGTCTTACGCCTTGATCCACTCTGG GTGGGTCCACTTGGTGAACAACCTCGCAGTCCAAGTGTTCTTCGGGATCCTGCTGGAGATGGTGCACAGGTGGTGGCGGGTTATGGTCGTGTACATGTCGGGCGTGGCAGCCGGTGCCCTCGCCCACTCCATATTCACGCCCACCGCCTTCCTGGCTGGGGCGTCGGGCGGGGTGTATGCCGTGGAATACGCCCATCTCGGTAATTTGTTGATG AATTGGCCTGAGATGGAGATGCCTTGGCTACAGCTGTTCGTGTTGCTCCTCCTGATTGGCCTCGACTTCGGCTACGCTATTTGGGATACATATTTCGCGTTGGAGCCTTCGAAT aCCGGTCACATGGCCCACTTCGGAGGCGCTGTCGCAGGGGTCCTCGTCGGCGTGGTGGTGCTGAGGAACCTGCAGAAGGAGACGTGGGAGAGGTACTGCTGGTGgttttctctcgtcctcttcctgctcgtcATCTCCGCGGGGGTGATGCTGAACGTCTTCTTGCCCGTCCCTGGATTCTTCCCCGAGGATGTGCACtag